One window of Triticum dicoccoides isolate Atlit2015 ecotype Zavitan chromosome 5A, WEW_v2.0, whole genome shotgun sequence genomic DNA carries:
- the LOC119301092 gene encoding CBS domain-containing protein CBSX1, chloroplastic-like has product MEAAASTLLLSADASLAAGRRLLLVPSRPARAARRGAAPSRCRRASVRAYAAAAAPAPAPASGNGLVGNNNGVYTVGDFMTKREDLHVVKASTPVDEALEMLVQNRISGFPVIDDDWKLVGVVSDYDLLALDSMAGCGLADTNSSMFPEVDSTWKTFREIQRLLSKTSGKVIGDVMTPSPLVVRETTNLDAAARLLLETKYHRLPVVDSTGNLVGMITRGNVVRAALKIKKKAEGA; this is encoded by the exons ATGGAGGCCGCCGCGTCCACGCTGCTCCTCTCCGCCGACGCgtccctcgccgccggccgccgcctcctcctcgtccctTCTCGGCCCGCGCGCGCGGCACGGCGGGGCGCCGCGCCCAGCAGGTGCCGGCGGGCGTCCGTCCGCGCGTACGCCGCGGCGgccgcgccagcgccggcgccgGCCTCTGGAAACGGCCTCGTCGGG AATAACAACGGAGTGTACACTGTTGGAGACTTCATGACGAAAAGGGAGGATCTCCATGTCGTCAAAGCGTCAACCCCGGTTGATGAAG CGCTCGAGATGCTGGTGCAGAACAGGATCTCTGGTTTCCCTGTTATCGATGACGACTGGAAGTTG GTTGGCGTTGTCTCAGATTATGATCTATTAGCTTTGGACTCAATGGCAG GATGTGGACTGGCTGATACAAATTCAAGTATGTTCCCTGAAGTAGATAGCACTTGGAAG ACATTTCGCGAGATCCAGAGACTCTTGAGCAAAACCAGTGGCAAAGTTATCGGTGATGTTATGACTCCCTCACCTCTTGTGGTGCGTGAAACTACTAACCTCGACGCTGCTGCAAG GTTGCTGCTTGAAACCAAATACCACAGATTGCCTGTTGTTGATAGCACGGGAAATTTG GTTGGGATGATCACAAGGGGGAATGTCGTCAGAGCTGCTCTCAAAATAAAGAAGAAAGCTGAAGGTGCTTAA